The following are encoded together in the Kwoniella europaea PYCC6329 chromosome 1, complete sequence genome:
- a CDS encoding V-type proton ATPase subunit F, which produces MAATTSNPKDRNLLAVIGDEDSVTGLLLAGIGHVDQNQKKNFLIVDAKTQTSVIESAFQDFTERKDVAILLINQHIAEKIRPTVDRYQAAFPALLEIPSKEHPYDPAKDSVLKRVQKLRGD; this is translated from the exons ATGGCGGCCACGACGAGTAACCCGAAAGACAGGAACTTGCTAGCGGTGATAGGAGATGAG GACTCTGTAACGGGTTTGTTGTTGGCTGGTATTGGTCATGtagatcagaatcagaagaagaactttTTGATTGTTGATGCTA AAACTCAAACAAGTGTGATCGAATCTGCTTTTCAAGATTTCACTGAACGTAAAGATGTTGCTATCTTACTTATCAACCAACAT ATCGCCGAAAAGATACGACCCACCGTGGATAGGTACCAGGCTGCTTTCCCTGCGCTGTTAGAAATCCCAAGTAAAGAACATCCGTATG ACCCTGCGAAAGACTCTGTTCTCAAGCGAGTACAGAAATTGCGAGGAGATTAA